From a region of the Flavobacterium branchiarum genome:
- a CDS encoding nucleotidyltransferase — protein sequence MAKKITDISNEIYAKIAADSTLPNSISQSAIYRRFIFIISYAIWLLDSLFDTHKAEVTDIIEQQFPHRPSWYRTKAKAFQYGFDLIEDTDKYDNVGFPEEQIENSKIIKYSAVTQSAGQLLIKIATESDGVLSPISTPQKASFDAYMSEITDCGVKYIVVNHLPDILLLNLQIFRDSLVIDNTGMSILYGNFPVQDAILEYMKELPFNGELVLFDLETKLKNIEGVRIPNIVNAESQIIDISTGEYLPPKAINVKTIPESGYFVVPNFDNVKYVV from the coding sequence ATGGCAAAAAAAATAACAGATATTTCAAACGAAATTTACGCTAAAATAGCTGCTGATTCAACGCTCCCAAATTCGATAAGTCAATCAGCAATTTATAGACGATTTATATTTATAATTAGTTATGCAATTTGGCTTTTAGACTCTCTTTTCGATACTCATAAAGCAGAAGTTACTGACATTATAGAGCAACAATTTCCTCATAGACCATCTTGGTACAGAACCAAAGCAAAAGCATTTCAGTATGGTTTTGATTTAATTGAAGATACCGACAAGTATGATAATGTCGGATTTCCGGAGGAACAAATTGAAAATTCTAAAATAATTAAATATTCAGCAGTGACACAATCAGCTGGACAATTGCTGATAAAAATTGCAACTGAAAGCGATGGCGTTTTATCTCCAATTTCTACTCCTCAAAAAGCATCCTTTGATGCCTACATGAGTGAAATTACAGATTGTGGTGTAAAATATATTGTGGTAAATCATTTACCTGACATTTTGCTGTTGAACTTACAAATATTTCGTGATTCATTGGTTATAGACAATACTGGGATGAGTATTTTATACGGGAACTTCCCTGTACAAGATGCTATTTTAGAGTACATGAAGGAGCTTCCTTTTAATGGTGAGTTAGTGTTGTTTGATTTGGAAACAAAATTAAAAAATATTGAAGGGGTAAGAATTCCAAATATCGTAAATGCGGAATCTCAGATTATTGATATTTCTACGGGTGAGTATTTACCACCCAAAGCAATAAATGTAAAGACAATTCCAGAGAGTGGATATTTTGTAGTGCCAAATTTTGATAATGTGAAATATGTGGTATAA
- a CDS encoding tape measure protein: protein MNNTIDFVLRMRDMASSNLTRLGSTSQSVFNRMSQSANQMTGRNRILGMSFAELQNKIRQVEDTISRSTIPSQIAMARRELASLQRQSVSHSGNTSFSSGSSSKGLGVGGVAIGSMIGNLASSGVSMLLNVVTAGVGTMIEKSFEKERAITGLTTFLGKQGAQDAYKNIREDANATPFDTASLLEVNRSLISAGLNAKAARTDTMNLANAVSAVGGGNDILSRMAANMQQIKTVGKATAMDIRQFGIAGINIYTMLAQSTGKSIDQVKEMEVTYEDLAKTLAMANSKGGIYEGAMAAQSQTKSGKWDTVKDNFTTAASDLGDAFSPVINKFLDMGIKFANGIGPMIERAQPYIDAFANGVGKAVDYVTQIVSGTGKWSEWVAIAKSLFNVMYPIIQNIALKLWDFVSRIVEFVRKSEILKDVFRFIGWYMKNIGDAIGVVLDGILWVWNNLVEPILNKIEAFYKWIKGNNTINVKGTKTLITPKTPKDESPDDSPLGAGGSLMASNNASGKSAGETVSGSGPKVVNIQVGKFFENLQFTTMNANESVDEMERIVMECLARIVYNGSKMV, encoded by the coding sequence ATGAATAACACGATTGATTTTGTTTTAAGAATGCGTGACATGGCAAGCTCGAACCTAACCCGATTAGGTTCGACTTCTCAGTCCGTGTTTAACAGGATGAGTCAATCGGCTAATCAAATGACTGGTCGCAACCGTATTTTAGGAATGAGCTTTGCCGAGCTACAGAATAAAATTAGACAAGTTGAAGACACAATTAGCAGAAGTACTATTCCTAGTCAAATTGCAATGGCTCGACGTGAGCTAGCCTCTTTACAAAGGCAATCGGTTAGTCATTCGGGCAATACAAGTTTTTCCTCTGGTAGCAGTTCTAAAGGTTTAGGTGTTGGAGGCGTTGCAATTGGTTCTATGATTGGCAATTTAGCTTCCTCTGGTGTTTCAATGTTGCTAAACGTGGTAACTGCTGGTGTTGGCACAATGATTGAAAAAAGCTTTGAAAAAGAGCGAGCAATTACTGGATTGACTACTTTTTTAGGCAAGCAGGGCGCGCAAGATGCATATAAAAATATTAGAGAGGATGCAAATGCAACGCCTTTTGATACTGCCTCGCTTTTAGAGGTAAATCGTTCTTTGATTTCAGCGGGACTGAATGCTAAGGCAGCCAGAACTGATACTATGAATTTAGCTAACGCCGTTTCGGCTGTTGGTGGCGGAAATGATATTTTATCAAGGATGGCCGCTAATATGCAACAAATTAAGACAGTCGGGAAAGCTACAGCAATGGACATTCGACAATTTGGAATAGCCGGAATTAATATTTATACCATGTTGGCACAATCAACAGGCAAAAGTATTGACCAGGTCAAGGAAATGGAAGTCACTTATGAAGACCTTGCAAAAACTCTGGCGATGGCAAATTCTAAAGGAGGTATTTATGAGGGAGCTATGGCGGCGCAATCGCAAACAAAATCTGGAAAATGGGACACTGTTAAGGATAACTTTACGACTGCAGCATCTGATTTAGGTGATGCGTTTTCACCAGTTATCAATAAGTTTCTCGATATGGGAATTAAGTTCGCTAATGGTATTGGTCCTATGATTGAGCGTGCACAACCTTATATCGATGCATTTGCCAACGGTGTAGGTAAAGCGGTCGACTATGTTACCCAAATTGTTAGCGGTACAGGCAAGTGGAGTGAATGGGTTGCAATAGCTAAAAGCCTTTTTAACGTCATGTACCCAATTATCCAAAACATAGCTCTTAAGCTTTGGGATTTTGTAAGTCGAATAGTAGAGTTTGTGCGTAAAAGTGAAATTCTAAAGGACGTTTTTAGGTTTATTGGATGGTACATGAAAAATATTGGTGATGCTATAGGTGTTGTTTTAGATGGCATTCTTTGGGTTTGGAACAACCTTGTAGAACCTATTTTAAATAAAATAGAAGCTTTTTACAAGTGGATAAAAGGCAATAATACAATTAATGTAAAAGGTACAAAAACCTTAATTACTCCTAAGACACCAAAAGATGAAAGTCCAGACGATTCGCCATTAGGTGCCGGAGGTTCATTAATGGCTTCAAATAACGCATCTGGAAAATCAGCGGGTGAAACCGTTTCCGGTTCGGGTCCAAAAGTGGTAAATATCCAAGTAGGAAAGTTTTTTGAAAACCTGCAATTTACTACCATGAACGCCAACGAATCAGTTGATGAAATGGAAAGAATTGTAATGGAATGTTTAGCGAGAATAGTATATAACGGTTCAAAAATGGTTTAA
- a CDS encoding DUF2586 family protein, whose protein sequence is MELGTGTPKVTVAVASGNLQRQLQIMDGVAGLMGTAQTKIGVIETVFGYDDAIAKGYTVAAEPFLNKAIEVFYQELGGNKALTILGVEDTMTLTQMVTSTNANGLKKLLNSVQGKITIVGLIRKPSEAYAMSENLFLDKDVEDALLASKTLGQYQQSINKPVRMLIEGRVADLEADLFEPNTVGNGFAGVVLGSNLKDGSGASGVALALARSVKYQSHIKIGNGQNGPLTISDAFIGDRAIEDYYPEELDIFANAGYIIMHRRDGSAGYYFARDNMATNDDFRILVHGRIIDKAQRIATAAATPMLETSVRVNADGTINGTDAKDLEETISQQLRSQLAGQVSDIDVNVPTDVDIINTSTGAIEVKVLPLGYLTWIKVKIGLTANL, encoded by the coding sequence ATGGAACTAGGAACCGGAACGCCAAAGGTTACTGTAGCAGTAGCCTCGGGCAACCTCCAACGTCAGTTGCAAATTATGGATGGTGTTGCAGGACTTATGGGAACGGCCCAAACTAAAATAGGTGTAATTGAAACTGTTTTTGGTTATGATGATGCAATAGCAAAGGGTTACACCGTTGCAGCGGAACCATTTTTAAACAAGGCTATTGAGGTGTTCTATCAGGAGTTGGGAGGTAATAAGGCTTTAACTATTCTTGGAGTTGAAGACACAATGACTCTTACGCAAATGGTTACTTCGACTAATGCAAACGGTCTTAAAAAGTTACTTAATTCAGTACAAGGTAAAATCACCATTGTCGGGTTAATTCGCAAGCCAAGCGAGGCTTACGCAATGTCAGAAAATCTCTTTTTGGATAAAGATGTAGAGGACGCATTGTTAGCATCTAAAACATTAGGACAATATCAGCAATCAATCAATAAGCCTGTTAGAATGCTTATTGAGGGTAGAGTTGCCGATTTAGAAGCTGATTTGTTCGAACCTAATACGGTTGGGAATGGTTTTGCGGGTGTTGTACTTGGTAGCAATTTGAAAGATGGTTCTGGCGCCAGTGGTGTTGCTTTGGCTTTGGCCAGATCAGTTAAATACCAATCTCATATAAAAATTGGCAATGGGCAAAATGGTCCTTTGACTATTTCTGATGCATTTATCGGTGACAGAGCTATCGAAGATTATTACCCGGAGGAACTAGATATTTTTGCCAATGCAGGTTACATCATAATGCATCGACGTGACGGATCAGCAGGATATTATTTTGCAAGAGATAATATGGCGACTAATGACGATTTCAGAATCTTAGTGCACGGCAGAATAATTGATAAAGCTCAAAGAATTGCTACAGCAGCCGCAACTCCAATGTTAGAAACTTCTGTTCGTGTGAATGCTGATGGAACCATCAATGGGACCGATGCGAAAGATTTAGAAGAAACAATCTCTCAACAATTGAGATCACAATTAGCGGGTCAGGTAAGTGATATTGATGTTAATGTACCAACTGATGTAGATATAATTAATACTAGCACTGGAGCGATTGAAGTCAAAGTTTTGCCTCTTGGCTATTTGACCTGGATTAAAGTAAAAATAGGTTTAACTGCTAATTTATAG
- a CDS encoding DUF6046 domain-containing protein, whose protein sequence is MFSTNTVVDLVKLYKTYFANSPYFITDKDSLQPTTEETGYSITTENTRPKGSIDYSSKNIPFNKIGAYGQAIWFPVTLKTTTIDNNGNAVFVEIEIEACTVGVNLMKEIVRTPVSERKGKVKECFAIDDYKFTIKGFLIGKNKMVPEDQITTLKQIFESTSPVELHGGYPEIFLDDSCQVAVSTLDFPEVQGKAVWIRPFSMTLETDYILDLII, encoded by the coding sequence ATGTTTAGTACAAATACAGTAGTTGATTTAGTAAAATTATATAAAACCTATTTTGCAAACTCACCTTATTTTATTACTGATAAGGATTCTTTACAACCCACAACAGAAGAAACGGGATATTCCATAACAACTGAAAATACACGTCCAAAAGGTAGTATTGATTATTCAAGTAAAAATATTCCTTTCAATAAAATTGGTGCTTACGGACAGGCGATTTGGTTTCCTGTAACTCTTAAAACAACAACAATTGATAATAATGGTAATGCTGTTTTTGTAGAGATTGAAATCGAAGCCTGTACCGTTGGCGTTAATTTAATGAAGGAAATAGTTAGAACCCCTGTAAGTGAGCGTAAAGGAAAAGTAAAAGAGTGTTTTGCTATTGATGATTATAAATTTACAATAAAAGGTTTTTTAATTGGAAAAAACAAAATGGTCCCTGAAGATCAAATAACTACTTTAAAACAAATTTTTGAGAGTACTAGCCCTGTTGAGCTACATGGCGGTTATCCAGAAATATTTTTAGATGATAGTTGTCAAGTTGCTGTAAGTACTTTGGATTTTCCAGAAGTACAAGGAAAAGCAGTCTGGATACGCCCTTTTTCGATGACCCTTGAAACGGATTATATATTGGACTTAATCATATAA